One stretch of bacterium DNA includes these proteins:
- a CDS encoding RidA family protein: protein MTKRVIKTEQAPPAIGPYSQAIAANGLVFAAGQIPLDPRTGQPVPGDVRVQTRRVLDNLKAVLEAAGSSMDQVVKTTVFLRDLNDFGAMNEIYGEYFKENPPARSTVQVVKLPRDAAVEIEAVALA, encoded by the coding sequence ATGACTAAGCGCGTGATCAAGACGGAGCAGGCTCCACCGGCGATCGGCCCCTACTCCCAGGCGATCGCGGCCAACGGTCTCGTGTTTGCGGCGGGACAGATTCCGCTCGATCCCCGCACCGGCCAGCCCGTCCCCGGCGACGTCAGGGTCCAGACCCGAAGGGTCCTCGATAATCTCAAAGCGGTGCTCGAAGCCGCCGGATCCTCGATGGATCAGGTGGTCAAGACGACGGTGTTTCTGCGCGATCTCAACGACTTTGGCGCCATGAACGAGATCTACGGAGAGTACTTCAAGGAGAACCCGCCGGCCCGCTCGACCGTCCAAGTAGTCAAACTGCCGCGGGATGCCGCCGTCGAGATCGAGGCGGTCGCGCTCGCCTAA